Genomic DNA from Callospermophilus lateralis isolate mCalLat2 chromosome 11, mCalLat2.hap1, whole genome shotgun sequence:
CCTGAATGCCAGTGCTCTGGTCACCTGTCTTCTCTCCTGAATATGAATTCTTCCAGAGCCTTGGTCTTGCTCAGGTACCTTCAGCTTGTCCCCAGAACCTGCTGGCATAGCCTGGAGTGGATTCTCCACAAGTGATTTAAGTCAAGAAGTGGCACTTGCTAtaacaccaccatcaccaccccaATAGTCTAATGCAACAAGGGTCGGAGTGAGGTCCATAACTTCTACTCCTGGGGCAAATAAAAAGGGGACTCGGGAGGTGGTGACCCATGTAAAGTCCATGTTCTTACCGCAGATCAAGAATCTTTAGGGTAAAGCCTAGGAAtccatgactttaaaaaaaatcttcccaaatAATTCTGACACAGCAGGGGGGCAGATGGGTTGCAACCACTTAGGAAGTATGACCCCTCCCCCAACCCAAGAGGAAAGGAAACAGAAGTCAGAGAATAATGACTTGCCAAAGTAACACTATCAGTTGGTATTGGGCCCTATCTAGAAACCAAGTTTCCTGGTTCTGTCCATGACATCAACCTGCCTTATCTCAAACTGACCAGGGCCTTTCCCCACCACCTGGAGCCAATTACCTCTGCAGGCCAATAAGTTTCCACTTCTGAAAATCCATAATGTGCAAAGGGGAGGAGACCCAGTGCTTCACAGGTTTGGCATAGCGGCCGTAGTTGGGGACAAAGATAGATAGTGCTGTCACAAGCTTCCTGACTATAGTCTCGTCTTCCCCAAGGACCACTAGTGTCCTCCCACTGAGCAGGGAGTAGATGGCTGGGTGGGCAAAAGGGTACTGGCGGATGAATTTTAAGGCGTTCTGGCCAGCCCGCTTTTTATGCCTCTCAGGAGATGGGCCAACAGGATGAGCAAAAGTGGGAGTCCTGTCCAAGCTGGTAGAGGCCACACTGCTTACATAGCTGGTGGTATCCGAATAGTTGTCCAGGCTGGTTTTACTGACATCCCGGCTAGCCAGCAGATAGCTTGGGTCCAGCTCATAAGCTGGGAATGTTTCACAACTGTTGTCACGGGAAGAAGGGTTGGTGTTTTCCACGGCAAAGTCCACATGGAATCCTTCATCCTTTTGCCGGTAGCGCTGTGGGGGGATGCTCACCACACCATCCTCATCAGAGAAAGTGTGGGCCGGAGTGGGGAGTGGCACCAGCTGACCATCACTCTCTTTCCCAATACAGCAAGAAGAGTCTATTTGTGATGGGGTATTTTCCAAGCTGCCCTCTCCAGCCTCACCCAGCTCTGGTGGACTGATGCTTGCTTGGAAATGGATGGCCCCCTCATTATCTGCATAGGATTCTTCTTCATTAATGGCACTTGGGTAGCTGGCCTTAAAGTCATCAGGGATGAGGGCTTCAGAAGGACAGGTGCTCAGAACTTCAATACTGTCCTCACTGATGGTCCTGTGGCTAACTGCTTTGCTCCGGACCACCTGGGGGCTCAATGGTACCGTGAGGCTGCCCTGGCTGTCAGATTTAGACAGCACACAGGTGGACTTCTCCGTGCCCAAAACCTCAATGCTTTCACCACTGCTGATACTCCCTTTCATATCCATATCCAGGTAGTCTAGGTTTTCCTGGGGGTCAAAACTGCTTGGCTCTGTCACCTCTACTTCTTTGTATTCCTCATCTCCAAGTTCCTGCTCCATCTTTATCAACACAGACTCCACACTGGACTTGTAAGAACCAACACTAATTAACACTTTAGGAATTGGGCATTCTTCCAAAGGTCTGGAAAGCAGCTTGTCTTGTCTGGGCTGAGAAGGTACACTCTCTTGTTTCTCCACCACCCTGTCATCAACCTCTACAAAGTCTTCAAAGAGGAAGTTTGTTATGTGCTGCTGTTTTAGAAGTGCTCTATCAATCTGACTAGTCAGGAGGTAGCACAGGTCTCCTCTGAACATGTGCTCGATGTGGCTGAGCTGGGCCAGGGTCTGGGTAAAATACTCAGTGTCACAGAGTTCCTCCAAGGTCTTCAACTTCTTGTCAAAACACTTAGTGGACTTTGCCTTGATGAGTTTGGGGATGTAAGCTGGTCGGCAGGTATAAAGGTCTGTGTCAGCAGACTCATCAGGATTAGAGGTAGCAGATGCCTGGTTGGCCTGATCCTGGGAGTGTTGTATCTCACCAGAAGACAAATCAGACCCCTTCACCTTCCTATGAGGGTATGAGCGGATCTGCTTCAGCAGGTCTTGATGTTCAATGATGGACTTCTCCACACTGGCCAGTTCATTGGCTTTCTCAATGGCCTGAGATGAATAAAAGCCTTTGTCATTGGCTTTCTTCTGGATCTCTGTTTCTGTGTGTAGCACTGTCCTAGTGTAATCCaagtctttcagttttttttcaaGTTCTCCAGCAAATGCCTTCCTGTTGCCCGTCTTTAAGCATTCCGATGCTTTGGAAAATTCAGCTGAAAGCTCCTGGAACTGCTGCATGATTTTATGCTGGTCTGCCGAGATATAAGCCATGCAAAAAGGCCTCACAAAGCCACGGGCCTCCAGGTCATACAGAGTAAGGTGGTGCACATACGCAAAGGCTCCTTCCTTGGAGTCTCCCAGCACCACCTTGGAGTCCTCCACAAAGTTTAGCTTGGGGTAGGCAGAACCTGGAGGATGGCCCACGAAGGAAGCCTGATAATCCACAGACATGATCCGCAAGGAAAAGTAATTGAGATCAAAAGTGCCAAAAACTTTGGTGTCATTAGGGATGGTCAACAAGGGTTGGGGTCCCACCTGCTCAGAGAACTCGGAAATAAGGATGAAATCCCTCGAGAACTTGGCCCCGGACAGTTTTGACCACGGGTTGGCCCCCTGGCTGGCGAAAGGGAAGAGTGGCACTGAATACTCCTCCGGCAGGGCCGGCTCATTATAAGGCTCTTCCTCGTATTCGTCTTCTTTGGTGAAGGCCACCACGTCAGGGGCGCTAATCATATTTCCTGATAAATGGAGAGAACATTGAGAGGAAGTGGGAAACAATGCAGGGTTAATCAAGGCGATGAAGCCAGGAGGAAGCGCGGTCCTTGCTGCCTCCTTTGAGCCCCCAGGGGTCCTAGGCTGCCTCACACACGCGACGGCTGGAACTTCCGCAACTCCCTCAGAGAGGTAGCTCCTCCAGAGCCCTCCAAGTCCTCATGAACATCAAAGGCCCAAGTGATCAAGGAGGCTGCTTGCTCGCCTCTTCCTCCGGCCAGCGCGGCCAGCCAAGGCACCTGCAGCGAGGTCACCAGCACTCCCCCGAACACGCCGCGACAgcaacagccccagccccagatggGGTACCCAACACGGGCTACTGGCCGCCGCAGGAGTCAGCCAAGGTTGCCGCCCCCACGGCCAGAGGGCAGAAACCGTCGCGGCTTCTTGGACGCCACAACCCGGAGCCAGCTATCGCGGTGCCGCCATCTTGGTATCACATGACTCGCGGTCATAGGTATTGCGTGACCCGGAAGCGCCCGTGCCGACGTctgagctagagagaaaaagcTCGTTAGAGACAGAGCACTTTGGACGGGACTATCCAGCGGGCAGCCTCTTCCAACGATGAGTCCTATTACCAACCACTGTCCTGAACAAAGGGAAAGTGGGGCAGTCCGGGGACCCAGAGAGGGGGGCGGAAGAAAGCTTGAATGAGAGTTCCGGGAGTGCAGGGCAGTCTGGGAGTTGTAGTTCGTGACCGCTGTAGGACGCGCGCCTGGCGGAAGCACTCCAGAAAGGCGGGCGGAAGTAGGACCCTGAGGTGCGGGGATCGTTGTAGAGGAGGCAGCGGCCGGGAGAAAGCCCATTGACAGCTTTCCGAAGGCCTGCGAGTTGACTGGACAAAAGCGCCGTCGGCGCCCAGAGATTCTAGTTCCCTTGCGGTGGGCGGTACCGGCTTCCCCGACATGCTCGGGCAACCGCGGAGTGGGATCGACTGCGGGCGCGGGGCCTAGGGATGATCTTCCCAGTCACCCGATACGTGTTCCGTTGGCTGCGACAGTCTACATGCCGTGACTTGTCCCGCTCCGCCATGGAAGTTGCCTTCCGAGGCGTGCGGAAAGTCCTCTGTGTGGCCGAGAAAAATGACGCGGCCAAGGGTATTGCGGACCTGCTCTCCAACGGTCGCATGAGGCGGGTAAGAGAGCGCTCTGAGTAGTCTCGGCCCCTGGAGGGAAGCCCACCGAGCGGACCGCGTACTGGGCGTTCATAACCAAGAGGAAGGCGACTTCTCCCCGCTCAGTCTTTGCCGTCTCTGGCCCAGACCACTGCCGAGGCCGCTTGTCTGCCCTCCCAAGCCCCAGGTTCTCCTCCGACCGATGTGCGGTTTTAAATGTAGTTAGGGTGAGCCCCGCATTTGCTCGAAAACCTTTGATCTATGCCCACAACAGCATTCCCAAACTTGACCAATTCTCCGAAACTCCTGGAACACATCTGGAGTGGTTCTAGGGAAatttgtattttaatatttttccctTCTGATTCCGAAGTTCAGTGCAGTTGGAAACCCCTAATCATACACCTTAACTTTTGAAATTCAagtcttggctgatggctccccagTCTTCCTCTGCCACAACTTCTGCAgtccctttgattttttttttttttttccttctctaatcGCACCTTGATGGGGCTGCACTGTAAGATTTGGGGATTAGAAGTGAAGTCAACCTTGTTCCTACTCCTACAGATGAAGGCCATTTGTTCCTTCATCCTTCAACATCTTTGCTATTTCAAAGCCATACAACTGCACCAAGAAACTAGTAACCATGGCCAAATCATAAACTCTTCTATCAAAATTTAAGTACCTCAAAGGCAGGAATTGTGTTATTCAGTGCACACTGACCATGGAGCAGGCTCTGTTTTAGGGATAAATGAATAGGACCTGCCTGCTATTGTTAAGGATGTATTATAGGACAGATGGAAAACAGACTGCTGGGGGCTaggaatggggctcagtggtagagcacttgcctaacatgctcaAAGTTCTGGGTTTATTCcccaacacttaaaaaaaaaaaaaaaaaaaaaaaaaaaagactactggAATCTACTAGAGATGAAGCAAAGAAAGGAATGGTAGAGAGAATGTCTGGGAAAGAGTTCACAAAAGAGGTTACATTTCCCAGTCCTCACGTGACCTTTCTCTTCTGTTCGGTGCTGGTAGAAGAACTTTGAATGCTAGTTGGGAAGGTGGGAACTACTTAGagagggtcttgcttatccacacTTGCAGCAGCAGAGGTGCTTCATAGGTTGGATTTTGGTTGCAGCTTGTGGTGTCATTGAATTTCAGAGCCAGGGGAAATAAAGAAATAACTTTATTcaagaataaattggaaaaaaaagagttaattgaggggctgggggttgtggctcagcggtagagtccttgcctagcatgtgtgaggcactgggttcgatcctcagcaccacataaaataaataaagatccatcgacaactaagaaaaattttttttagattcaGAAATGTGAATGACTTGGTTGTGGTCACTAGTTTATTGGTGCACTGTTATGATGTTGGGGGATATTGGGGGAGGGAAGAattaaaaaatgttgaaaaaaaatgttcaagagaCTTTGTCTGAATGAGAGCACTTAATGCCATTAATTTGTCATGTGACCTTGGATAAGTCCTTTCTCATCTATGAGAAGATGTTATATTAGCTGACCTCAAGCTTTCCAGAATAAAAATTCTATGGATTCTAGCCtaacacagtggcacacatctataatcccagtgactcaggatagCAATACCCTGTCTTGGAAAAAAAAGCTGTTAGTAATTTAGCCCAGGGGTTGGGGatttagcttagtggcagagtgcacTTGAAGTCCTGAGTTCAGTCCTGGGGGGCCGGGGGTAATTTAGCCTAGTTtttagtttgtttattttgggggagtaccaggaattgaactcaggggcactcaaccactaagccatatctgcagccctattttgtattttatttagagacagggtctcactgacttgcttaacacctcatttttgctgaggtaggctttttgaactcaccatcctcctaacccaacctcccgagccactggaattacaagcatgtaccactATACCCACTTATTTGAGTTTTGCTTGATCCTTATGCTTATGatcatttgttttttaatgtggtttatagtttgtacttattttttgtttttatagagAGAAGGACTTTCTAAATTCAACAAgatctatgaatttgactatcaTCTCTATGGACAGGTAGGTGCTAAATATTTTTGTCATAAAGCTGAGGTATGTTTCAAGTCCATGTGCCATTTTGGTGTATATTCTTTGGGTTTTCAGCCATGGCTATACTATACATCCTCCCTAATTGCTTATGTTTTAATCAGTGAAGAAGAATTAGCCTGACCATATGTAAAATATGTCACCGTcttaagaataatttttttagctgaatgcagtggcacatgcctataatcctagctacgtGGGAGACTGAGGCGGGAGTATTACAAATATGAGGCTAGCCTtagcagtttagcaagaccctatttcaaaataaaaaatgaaaaaggataaggatgtagttcagtggtagagtgcccctgggttgttcaatccctactactacatcatgtgtgtgtgtgtgtgtgtgtttcttttaaGGATGTGGTAGTACATACTTgtaaatcccagctactcaggaggctgagatggaaGGGCAGCCTGAGTagttcagtgaaaccctgtctcaaaacagaatgaaaaacaaagggctggagatgtagctcagtgttcaaagtcctgggttcaatccccagtaccaccaaaaaaagaattaaattttgTTACCTAAGGGTTCCTGGTTAAAGGTGATAATTTTATAACTTATAAGGAAGTTGCTTTAATAGCATATGGTCCCTTCTCATCTGTTTTATAAGAAGCTAATAAATGAggagtttttggttttttgtttgtgtatatgtagtactaaggattgaacccagggcctcatgcatgttaggcaagcaccctGCCACTAAgtaacaaaactttaaatgatacAAAAGATGTTATGATACTACAATTAGAGTGGTGATTATCTTACTATAGTTTTTGATTTGAAGAGTTATTGTATATGTTTGTTTCTTCCCAGTCAACTGTTTTTTAGTTTGGGATTTGgggactttgttttgttttgtttgcagcgctggggattgaacccagggccttgtacatgctaggcaagccctctaccactgagctacacccccagccctgccagtcaatgtgttttttttttttttttaattttttgcttttgttttgtttgtgttttctttaatagaagttttttcttttgatttgaaCTGTATGGCAAAATGTAAGTACAAAAAGATTAATTTGAATTTTGTTATCATTCAGAGTGTTACCATGGTGATGACTTCAGTTTCTGGGCATTTACTGGCTCATGATTTCCAGATGCAGTTTCGAAAATGGTCAGTATAATTTCCAGGGGAAGCACTTTCTGATTATTACagtaaattgtaaaaaaaaaaaaaaaaaaaaaacaggaatttTGAGGTATGTTGATGTTACTATGTAATTTATAATACTAAAGTGacctggaattatctgattcaggGTAAATATTTATCTTTAGAATAAATAACCACTCTTAGGTGTTCCCCCAAAACAGACCCTCTCATGCAGTCATTGGACTGCATTTATCCTGTTGCACATATGCATGAAAGGGTTCCAAAATATCTTATCAGCTCATCTTTGTGGGAGAGTGAACAGTGATCTGTGCAGAGAAATAGCTTTGCATTTAATTCTAGgcctttcccccccccccaagaTGGAATCTTGCTATGTTTCCCAAAATGGTCTCAAACTCTTGGGCTCAAGTGATTCTcttaccttagcctcccaagtagctaaatTATAGTACATACCACCATGCCATGCTTCTCTGAGCCATTTTTGGGATCCACCAGTGAGCCCATTGGAGTGGTACATTCTTATGAGAGTAGAGGACTCTACCATTAGTGCTAAGGTAAGACTCCTtgtgcttttgtttgttttccaggCAGAGCTGCAACCCCCTAGTCCTCTTTGAAGCTGAAATTGAAAAGTACTGCCCAGagaattttatagacatcaaggtAGGGACTTTTAGAAGACATGTGGCAAAAAAGTTGGAACTACCACGAGTGGCTTGCAcagtcatttatatatatatatatatatatatatatatatatatatatatatttttttttttttttttttttttttttttagttgttgatggacctttattttatttatttatatgcagtgtgaaaatagaacccagggcctcacacatgctaggcaagcactgtaccactgagccacaactccagcccccatttCTGTATTAATGCATTTGAATTTGGATGTAAGATTTTGCTCCAAACTCCATATCatgattttaaaagttatttatttcCACCCATTGTATAAATGAAGCCTTTTTAACTAAGCACCCAAAGGATGAAGTAAGCTTTTTATGAATAGTAGGTGTTTAGAGTAAGTTTTGTTGAATTGTTAATTCCAGTGTTAGTTCCAGCCCTAGAATAGACTAAAGAGGCTACAAAGTATAAGTCATTTGGCAGTGATTGTCAGTTCAGGGCTGTAGGTAGTTCACCACTAACTGAGAAACCTTAGATGAAAATCAAGTTAATTTTTCTTAACCAGCATATAACTAGAACCACTAGAGGTAGAAGTGTGCATTAGAGCTAAGTTGTAGGTATTATTGTATTTGGTGAAGTTCTAGAAACTCATTTATGAGTCTGGAGGATAGTACTGGTGAACACCATTAGTAGCTTTGGTATGAGCAGTTTTCTGTGACTATTCATAAAGGGTGGCACACTCCCAAGAACAGCACTGATCCTCAGTTAATTCTCTTTAAGTATCAAGTAACTGCTCTAGATTCTGCTCTTACTGCTCTTTCCCCCGTTAACTTTAGAAAACTCTAGAACGAGAAACGCGGCAGTGTCAGGCCTTAGTGATCTGGACTGACTGTGACAGAGAAGGTGAAAACATTGGATTTGAGATTATCCATGTGTGCAAGGCTGGTAAGTCTGCTGCTATTGAGGTTCTCTGCTGGGGTGCTTCCAAATAGAGAATTCTTCTATATCTCCATACAAGTGGGCCATATTCTTTTGCATATGTTTTCTCCTCCCAAAGCAATGGGAATTACACCAGCTGTGTTCCTTGAGCAAGTCACTGAATCTTCAGCTTCCTCATATGCAGTGTCAGGGCAATCTGACATGCTTCCTAGGACTGCTGTAAGAATGAGTCAGCAAATAGTgtattgtattctttttttgtgtgtgtgtgtgtactggggattgaactcaggggtacttgaccactgagccacatcccagccctattatattttatttagagacaggatctcactgagttgtttaggacctcatttttgctgaggatggcttttttAACTcacgaacctcctgcctcagcttctaaggttctaggattacaggcttgtatTTCTTAAAATTGTATATTGAATTTGTGCCAAAGAATGCATTTACCATAACTAAAGTACAAAGAAATCCTAAAAACATTCTGCTTTTTTAATCTCCCAAATTCTTTGTACAATGCCTGAGTATTCATTGTTGGattggaatgtggctcaatggtagagcacttgcctactgtATGGTATTCCATTCCCAGCatatgaatgaatgagtggatgAATGTTGGCATGAATTTGAATGGCTGTAACAGAGTTAATATTTCCACTTAGAGGAAGTGTTGAGCAACTCATTTTCAttctgtggctcagaggttgaggtTGCTACTTTCCCTAAGAGATTTGTGTCAAAAGCTCTGATGGAGCAgggtgctgtggcacatgcctatataatctcagtaacttgggaggctgaggcaggaagatcattagttcaaagccagcctcagcagattagTGAGGCAtttagcaattcagcaagaccctgtctctaaataaaatataaaaaagggctggggatgtggctcagtggttaagggcccctgggttcaatccccaataccaaaaaaaaagctCTGATGGCTTCTGGAAATTTAAATACATTAACTTTCAAGGGACAAAGTGTATTTCCTATGTTCTTTTCTGAAGGGACATGAAATTCCCCCCATAGGACCCTTTGATTGacagtgtttttcttttctctacaGACCTAAAGAGCAAGTAAAAATAAAGTCTTAAAAGCCCCACCTAGAGAATTTTAGTTAAAATTGACCGTGCTCTTTTTTCTGGCAGTACTCCAGTTACAGGTTATAAtggtgtttcccttttctgttggggagggggcagggattgaacccaggtgcatttaaccactgaaccacatccccaaccctttgggacagggtctcgctaagttgctgaggctgactttgaactcccaatcctcct
This window encodes:
- the Smcr8 gene encoding guanine nucleotide exchange protein SMCR8 isoform X1 encodes the protein MISAPDVVAFTKEDEYEEEPYNEPALPEEYSVPLFPFASQGANPWSKLSGAKFSRDFILISEFSEQVGPQPLLTIPNDTKVFGTFDLNYFSLRIMSVDYQASFVGHPPGSAYPKLNFVEDSKVVLGDSKEGAFAYVHHLTLYDLEARGFVRPFCMAYISADQHKIMQQFQELSAEFSKASECLKTGNRKAFAGELEKKLKDLDYTRTVLHTETEIQKKANDKGFYSSQAIEKANELASVEKSIIEHQDLLKQIRSYPHRKVKGSDLSSGEIQHSQDQANQASATSNPDESADTDLYTCRPAYIPKLIKAKSTKCFDKKLKTLEELCDTEYFTQTLAQLSHIEHMFRGDLCYLLTSQIDRALLKQQHITNFLFEDFVEVDDRVVEKQESVPSQPRQDKLLSRPLEECPIPKVLISVGSYKSSVESVLIKMEQELGDEEYKEVEVTEPSSFDPQENLDYLDMDMKGSISSGESIEVLGTEKSTCVLSKSDSQGSLTVPLSPQVVRSKAVSHRTISEDSIEVLSTCPSEALIPDDFKASYPSAINEEESYADNEGAIHFQASISPPELGEAGEGSLENTPSQIDSSCCIGKESDGQLVPLPTPAHTFSDEDGVVSIPPQRYRQKDEGFHVDFAVENTNPSSRDNSCETFPAYELDPSYLLASRDVSKTSLDNYSDTTSYVSSVASTSLDRTPTFAHPVGPSPERHKKRAGQNALKFIRQYPFAHPAIYSLLSGRTLVVLGEDETIVRKLVTALSIFVPNYGRYAKPVKHWVSSPLHIMDFQKWKLIGLQRVTSPGSASTLHALSRYSRYTSILDLDNKTLRCPLYRGTLVPRLADHRTQIKRGSTYYLHVQSMLTQLCSKAFLYTFCHHLHLPAHDKETEELVASRQVSFLRLNLGLVNEDVRVVQYLAELLKLHYMQESPGSSHPMLRNREKQEATQGLKKTPEGSRKQVNNYSLKQSFFF
- the Smcr8 gene encoding guanine nucleotide exchange protein SMCR8 isoform X3, coding for MISAPDVVAFTKEDEYEEEPYNEPALPEEYSVPLFPFASQGANPWSKLSGAKFSRDFILISEFSEQVGPQPLLTIPNDTKVFGTFDLNYFSLRIMSVDYQASFVGHPPGSAYPKLNFVEDSKVVLGDSKEGAFAYVHHLTLYDLEARGFVRPFCMAYISADQHKIMQQFQELSAEFSKASECLKTGNRKAFAGELEKKLKDLDYTRTVLHTETEIQKKANDKGFYSSQAIEKANELASVEKSIIEHQDLLKQIRSYPHRKVKGSDLSSGEIQHSQDQANQASATSNPDESADTDLYTCRPAYIPKLIKAKSTKCFDKKLKTLEELCDTEYFTQTLAQLSHIEHMFRGDLCYLLTSQIDRALLKQQHITNFLFEDFVEVDDRVVEKQESVPSQPRQDKLLSRPLEECPIPKVLISVGSYKSSVESVLIKMEQELGDEEYKEVEVTEPSSFDPQENLDYLDMDMKGSISSGESIEVLGTEKSTCVLSKSDSQGSLTVPLSPQVVRSKAVSHRTISEDSIEVLSTCPSEALIPDDFKASYPSAINEEESYADNEGAIHFQASISPPELGEAGEGSLENTPSQIDSSCCIGKESDGQLVPLPTPAHTFSDEDGVVSIPPQRYRQKDEGFHVDFAVENTNPSSRDNSCETFPAYELDPSYLLASRDVSKTSLDNYSDTTSYVSSVASTSLDRTPTFAHPVGPSPERHKKRAGQNALKFIRQYPFAHPAIYSLLSGRTLVVLGEDETIVRKLVTALSIFVPNYGRYAKPVKHWVSSPLHIMDFQKWKLIGLQRVTSPGSASTLHALSRYSRYTSILDLDNKTLRCPLYRGTLVPRLADHRTQIKRGSTYYLHVQSMLTQLCSKAFLYTFCHHLHLPAHDKETEELVASRQE
- the Smcr8 gene encoding guanine nucleotide exchange protein SMCR8 isoform X2, giving the protein MISAPDVVAFTKEDEYEEEPYNEPALPEEYSVPLFPFASQGANPWSKLSGAKFSRDFILISEFSEQVGPQPLLTIPNDTKVFGTFDLNYFSLRIMSVDYQASFVGHPPGSAYPKLNFVEDSKVVLGDSKEGAFAYVHHLTLYDLEARGFVRPFCMAYISADQHKIMQQFQELSAEFSKASECLKTGNRKAFAGELEKKLKDLDYTRTVLHTETEIQKKANDKGFYSSQAIEKANELASVEKSIIEHQDLLKQIRSYPHRKVKGSDLSSGEIQHSQDQANQASATSNPDESADTDLYTCRPAYIPKLIKAKSTKCFDKKLKTLEELCDTEYFTQTLAQLSHIEHMFRGDLCYLLTSQIDRALLKQQHITNFLFEDFVEVDDRVVEKQESVPSQPRQDKLLSRPLEECPIPKVLISVGSYKSSVESVLIKMEQELGDEEYKEVEVTEPSSFDPQENLDYLDMDMKGSISSGESIEVLGTEKSTCVLSKSDSQGSLTVPLSPQVVRSKAVSHRTISEDSIEVLSTCPSEALIPDDFKASYPSAINEEESYADNEGAIHFQASISPPELGEAGEGSLENTPSQIDSSCCIGKESDGQLVPLPTPAHTFSDEDGVVSIPPQRYRQKDEGFHVDFAVENTNPSSRDNSCETFPAYELDPSYLLASRDVSKTSLDNYSDTTSYVSSVASTSLDRTPTFAHPVGPSPERHKKRAGQNALKFIRQYPFAHPAIYSLLSGRTLVVLGEDETIVRKLVTALSIFVPNYGRYAKPVKHWVSSPLHIMDFQKWKLIGLQRVTSPGSASTLHALSRYSRYTSILDLDNKTLRCPLYRGTLVPRLADHRTQIKRGSTYYLHVQSMLTQLCSKAFLYTFCHHLHLPAHDKETEELVASRQVSFLRLNLGLVNEDVRVVQYLAELLKLHYMQESPGSSHPMLRFDYVPSFLYKI